CCGAGATGAGCTTCGCATTTTCGCTCGGGAACGGGGCATATGAGTATTCAGGCTCCGGCGTGCACGGCTTCTTCGGCCAGTGGCGCAATACCGTCTCGCGGCGCCATTGGCGCCTGCTGCGCGATATTTCACGCTTCTTTTCCACCGCGCGGGCGCGTATCGAAACGCTGCCGTCCGACATGTCCTTGGGAGATTTCCTGCATTCCGAGGGGTACAGCCCCTGGTTCGTCACCGATCATATCGTCCCGATGGGCGCGGCGATCTGGTCGACCAATGCCCGGGACATGCTGCGGTTCCCGGCCCGAAGTTTCGTCGATTTCTACGATAATCACGGCATGCTGCAATTCGCACAGCCGGCGTATTGGCGCACGGTGACCGGCGGCAGCCGCAACTATGTGGCCAGGTTGATCGCCGACAGCGACATGGAAATCGTTTCCGGCGCCGCCGTCCGGCGTCTCGTTCGCCATTCCGACTATGTCCTCGTTTGCGACGAACGAGGCGTGTCGCGTCCGTTCGACCATGTCGTGATCGCCAGCCATGCGGACCAGGCGCTTGCCATGCTCGACCGGCCAGACGACGCGGAAGCCAAAATACTCTCCGGTTTCCGCTACCAGGACAATCTGGCGGTCCTGCACCGGGACCGGCGATGGATGCCGCGCCGCCGGCGGCTGTGGTCCAGCTGGAACTACATCGCCTCGGCCGATCCGGGCGAGGGCCTGTGCGTAACCTACTGGATGAACCGCCTCCAGAGGCTCGATACAAAAACCGACCTGTTCGTGACGCTCAATCCGACTGCGCCGATTCACGCCAAGGCGGTGGACGCGGAAATACCCTATCGTCACCCCGTGTTCGATGGGCGTAGCGCACGGGCCCAGCGGGAAATGTGGTCCATACAGGGCAGCCGGCGAACCTGGTTCTGCGGGAGCTATCTCGGATACGGTTTCCACGAGGACGGCATCCAGAGCGGCCTCGCGGTGGCCGAGATGCTCGGCGGCACAAGGAGGCCATGGGATGTCGAAAACGAGTCCGGCCGGCTGTCCCTGCCTGCCGGACGCGGGCTGGAGGCGGCGGAGTGATGCGGCCCGGCGAGGGAATCTACCTTGGCGACGTCGTTCACACGCGCGTACGGACAGTTCACCACAAGCTGCGCTACCGCGTGTTCGCCGTCCTGTTCGATTGCACGACGCTTGACGCGCTGGACAGGCGGCTGCGGCTGTTCTCTCGAAACCGGTTCAACCTGCTTGGCCTGTACGACCGCGACCACGGCGACGGCACGGATATCGCGTCGTATCTCGATGACCTGGCTCGGCAGGCGGGCATGGAGGGAACCGTGTCCCGCTTTCTGATGCTATGCTATCCGCGCGTGCTCGGCTATGCGTTCAATCCGCTGACCGTCTACTACGGACTCGACGACGAGGATCGTGTCTGCCTCGTGGTCTATGAAGTCAACAACACCTTCGGCGAACGCAAGACTTATGTCCTGCCCGCCGCTCAATCCGACAGTGGAACAATCACTCAGTCCTGCGCCAAGCGGCTCCAGGTCTCGCCATTCAATGGCCCGACAGGCACCTACAGTTTTCACCTGACAGTTCCGCTCGAGGAAATCACCGTCGGGGTTGCGTTGCGCGACGAAGAGGGGCCGGTGCTGAAAGCGCATTTTCACGGCCGGCAGGCACCGCTCACCGACGCGGGGCTTTTGCGCGCGGTGGCGCGAACCGGCTGGATGACGGTGAAGGTCACCGCCGGGATTCACTACGAGGCACTGAAGCTCTGGATGAAGGGGCTTCGTTTGCAGCCGCGTACTGTCGCGCCGAAACGGTCCGTCGATTTGGGTGTTCGACCGGAAAACGCGGATTTTCACAACCGCTGAGTGCCGTTTCAGCGCTTGCTTCTTCCCATAACAAACCGCGATACGTACCAGAAGAATACCCGGTTCGGCAGGATGCGGAGCAGCTTGACGGCGCGAACGAAACCGCGGGGGAATATGATTTCGTATTGTCGCTTCTCAAGTCCGTCCAGCAGGGCGCGTGCCGCGGCCGGCGCCGGCATCAGTCCCGGCATCGGGAACGGGTTCTCGCGTGTCATCGGCGTGTCAATGAAGCCGGGATTGACCAGCGAAACGGTAATGCCGAGGGGAGCCAGTTCGCTTTTCAGAGTTTCCGCCAGATTGATCAGGGCCGCCTTGGTCGGGCCGTAGGCCGCCGAACGCGGTAGCCCCCGGTATCCGGCGACGGATGCGACAATGACGATATGACCGCTGCCGCGCTCTCGCATGCGGGGTACCAGCGCCGCGAGCGCGTTGACGACACCCATGTAATTCACCTCGATACCGGCCCGCATTGCCGCGAGGTCGATGTCGGCCCGATCGAGAAGGGTCCAGGTGCCGGCATTAAGGACGGCAAGATCGATCGGACCGGCGTCGCGCTCGATGGCGCCTATGCATTCGGCAACGGCCTGTGCATCGGTTACATCAAGCGGGACGGGATGCAAACGGGGATCCGTGCTGGCCAACTCCTCGAGCTTGTCGGTCGAGCGTGCCGATATGGCGACCGTTTCGACGCGACGAGCCAGCAACATCGCGAGCTCGCGGCCGATCCCGG
This portion of the Oricola thermophila genome encodes:
- a CDS encoding FAD-dependent oxidoreductase: MTRMKIAVVGSGIAGLSAAWLLSRKHNVTLYEANDRLGGHTNTLDVDTPEGRVAVDTGFIVYNRQNYPNLSALFDRLGVATNETEMSFAFSLGNGAYEYSGSGVHGFFGQWRNTVSRRHWRLLRDISRFFSTARARIETLPSDMSLGDFLHSEGYSPWFVTDHIVPMGAAIWSTNARDMLRFPARSFVDFYDNHGMLQFAQPAYWRTVTGGSRNYVARLIADSDMEIVSGAAVRRLVRHSDYVLVCDERGVSRPFDHVVIASHADQALAMLDRPDDAEAKILSGFRYQDNLAVLHRDRRWMPRRRRLWSSWNYIASADPGEGLCVTYWMNRLQRLDTKTDLFVTLNPTAPIHAKAVDAEIPYRHPVFDGRSARAQREMWSIQGSRRTWFCGSYLGYGFHEDGIQSGLAVAEMLGGTRRPWDVENESGRLSLPAGRGLEAAE
- a CDS encoding DUF1365 domain-containing protein, which gives rise to MRPGEGIYLGDVVHTRVRTVHHKLRYRVFAVLFDCTTLDALDRRLRLFSRNRFNLLGLYDRDHGDGTDIASYLDDLARQAGMEGTVSRFLMLCYPRVLGYAFNPLTVYYGLDDEDRVCLVVYEVNNTFGERKTYVLPAAQSDSGTITQSCAKRLQVSPFNGPTGTYSFHLTVPLEEITVGVALRDEEGPVLKAHFHGRQAPLTDAGLLRAVARTGWMTVKVTAGIHYEALKLWMKGLRLQPRTVAPKRSVDLGVRPENADFHNR
- a CDS encoding SDR family NAD(P)-dependent oxidoreductase, whose translation is MSGSGAPPWKVAWITGASTGIGRELAMLLARRVETVAISARSTDKLEELASTDPRLHPVPLDVTDAQAVAECIGAIERDAGPIDLAVLNAGTWTLLDRADIDLAAMRAGIEVNYMGVVNALAALVPRMRERGSGHIVIVASVAGYRGLPRSAAYGPTKAALINLAETLKSELAPLGITVSLVNPGFIDTPMTRENPFPMPGLMPAPAAARALLDGLEKRQYEIIFPRGFVRAVKLLRILPNRVFFWYVSRFVMGRSKR